One window from the genome of Camelus bactrianus isolate YW-2024 breed Bactrian camel chromosome 4, ASM4877302v1, whole genome shotgun sequence encodes:
- the CCIN gene encoding calicin has translation MKLEFTEKNYNSFVLQNLNKQRKRKEYWDMALTVDHHVFFAHRNVLAAVSPLVKSLISNHDMKTTDELFITIDPNYLSPTTVDQLLDYFYSGKVVISEQNVEELLRGAQYFNTPRLRIHCNDFLIKSIRRANCLRYLFLAELFELKEVSDLAYSGIRDNFHYWASPEGSMHFMRCPPVIFGRLLRDENLHVLNEDQALNALISWVYFRKDEREKYFKKFFNYINLNAVSNKTLMYASNKLMGMENSSAHSTLIESVLVDRKQERPTSLLSYQRKGALLDSVVILGGQKAHGKFNDGVFAYIIQENLWLKLSEMPYRAAALSATSAGRYIYISGGTTEQISGLKTAWRYDMDDNSWTKLPDLPIGLVFHTMVTCGGTVYSVGGSIAPRRYVSNIYRYDERKEAWCLAGKMSIPMDGTAVITKGDRTLYIVTGRCLVKGYISRVGVVDCFDTNTGDVVQCITFPIEFNHRPLLSFHQDNILCVHSHRQSVEINLQKIKANKTTTSVPLLPNNCPLDVSHAICSIGDSRVFVCGGVTTASDVQTKDYTINPNAYLLDQKTGEWKTLAPPPEALDCPACCLAKLPCKILQRI, from the coding sequence ATGAAATTGGAATTCACTGAGAAAAACTACAACAGCTTCGTACTGCAGAATCTGAACAAACAGAGGAAACGCAAAGAGTACTGGGACATGGCCCTGACTGTGGACCACCACGTCTTCTTTGCACATCGCAACGTACTGGCTGCGGTCTCTCCACTGGTGAAGAGCCTCATCTCCAACCACGACATGAAGACTACCGATGAGCTCTTTATCACCATTGACCCCAACTACCTGAGCCCGACTACAGTGGATCAGCTCCTGGACTACTTCTACAGTGGCAAGGTGGTGATCTCAGAGCAGAACGTGGAGGAGCTCCTTCGTGGGGCCCAGTATTTCAACACACCACGCCTTCGAATCCACTGCAATGACTTCCTAATTAAATCCATCCGCCGTGCTAATTGCTTGCGCTACCTCTTCTTGGCTGAGTTGTTTGAGCTCAAAGAGGTATCAGACTTGGCCTACTCTGGCATTCGAGACAACTTCCATTACTGGGCCAGTCCTGAGGGCTCCATGCACTTCATGCGCTGTCCACCTGTCATTTTTGGCCGCCTGCTCCGAGATGAAAACTTGCATGTGCTCAATGAGGACCAGGCTCTCAATGCACTCATCAGTTGGGTGTACTTCCGGAAGGATGAGCGGGAGAAGTATTTCAAGAAGTTCTTCAACTACATCAATCTTAATGCTGTCTCCAACAAGACACTGATGTATGCCAGCAACAAGCTGATGGGCATGGAGAACAGCTCAGCGCACTCAACACTGATTGAGAGTGTCCTGGTGGACCGCAAGCAGGAGAGGCCAACCAGCCTGCTGAGCTACCAGCGGAAAGGGGCCCTGCTGGATTCAGTGGTCATCCTAGGTGGCCAAAAGGCCCATGGCAAGTTCAACGATGGGGTGTTTGCTTATATCATCCAGGAGAACCTGTGGTTGAAGCTCTCAGAGATGCCCTATCGAGCAGCAGCACTTAGTGCCACCTCTGCTGGTCGCTACATCTACATCTCTGGTGGCACCACGGAGCAGATTTCAGGGCTGAAGACGGCTTGGCGGTATGATATGGATGACAACTCCTGGACCAAGTTGCCCGACCTGCCAATTGGGCTTGTCTTCCACACGATGGTGACCTGTGGGGGGACCGTGTACTCAGTGGGTGGGAGCATTGCCCCAAGGCGGTATGTCTCTAACATCTACCGCTATGATGAGCGCAAGGAGGCCTGGTGCCTGGCAGGGAAGATGAGCATCCCTATGGATGGCACAGCCGTGATCACCAAGGGTGACCGGACCCTGTACATTGTTACCGGGCGGTGCTTGGTGAAGGGCTACATCTCCCGGGTCGGGGTGGTGGACTGCTTTGACACCAACACTGGAGACGTCGTCCAGTGTATCACTTTCCCCATTGAGTTCAACCACCGGCCCCTGCTCTCTTTCCATCAGGACAACATCCTCTGCGTGCACAGCCACCGGCAGAGTGTGGAAATCAACCTGCAGAAGATAAAGGCCAACAAGACGACCACTTCAGTGCCTCTCTTGCCCAATAACTGCCCCTTGGATGTGTCCCATGCTATATGCTCCATTGGAGACAGCAGGGTGTTTGTATGTGGAGGTGTCACCACAGCCAGCGATGTCCAGACAAAGGACTACACCATCAATCCAAATGCCTACCTGCTGGACCAAAAGACAGGCGAGTGGAAGACCCTGGCGCCCCCACCAGAGGCACTGGACTGTCCTGCCTGCTGTCTAGCCAAGCTACCTTGCAAGATTCTTCAAAGGATTTAA